One region of Streptomyces rishiriensis genomic DNA includes:
- a CDS encoding family 2B encapsulin nanocompartment shell protein gives MSTPDSATGPALDEPAPEPPADAQLTSLSTQAARQLATTHKSEPQMQAISSRWLLRMLPWVDVKGGTYRVNRRLQLRVGRGRVQFEQNGGNDVRVIPQTLTELPVLRGYSDNGTLAELSSRFRTREVRAGQVVFEAGQPVTETYLVVHGRFTRFTAGKYGEEEIVGVVSGGDQLGDEALGQDDPLWLSSVRAETSGVLLALPWEDLREFVGRVPSLAAHLEAYAARQRLPMNRKGEAEVPVQAGHTGEPTLSAGFVDYELSPREYELSLTQTVLKVHTRVADLYNNPMDQTHQQLRLTVEEIRERQEWELVNNREFGLLHNADHSQRVSTFTGPPTPDDMDELLSMRRGTKLFLAHPKAMAAFFRQCNRRGLTPGTATVEGHEIPAWRGVPIFPCNKIPISPQHTSSIIALRTGEADQGVVGLYQTGIPEEFQPGLNVRFMGIDANSIIRYLVTAYYSMAVLVPDAAGVLENVQVGRTAE, from the coding sequence GTGTCCACACCGGACAGCGCCACCGGTCCAGCCCTGGACGAACCCGCCCCCGAACCCCCCGCCGACGCGCAGCTCACCAGTCTCAGCACCCAGGCGGCCCGCCAGCTCGCCACCACCCACAAGTCCGAACCGCAGATGCAGGCCATCAGCTCGCGCTGGTTGCTGCGCATGCTGCCCTGGGTGGACGTCAAGGGCGGCACCTACCGGGTCAACCGACGGCTCCAGCTGCGCGTCGGCCGGGGTCGGGTGCAGTTCGAGCAGAACGGCGGGAACGACGTACGGGTCATCCCGCAGACCCTCACCGAGCTGCCCGTGCTGCGCGGCTACTCCGACAACGGAACCCTCGCGGAGCTCTCCTCCCGCTTCCGGACGCGGGAGGTCCGGGCCGGTCAGGTCGTCTTCGAGGCCGGACAGCCGGTCACCGAGACCTACCTCGTGGTGCACGGCCGGTTCACCCGTTTCACCGCCGGCAAGTACGGCGAGGAGGAGATCGTCGGGGTCGTCTCCGGCGGCGACCAGCTGGGCGACGAGGCCCTCGGGCAGGACGACCCGCTGTGGCTGAGCTCGGTGCGCGCCGAGACCTCGGGCGTGCTGCTGGCACTGCCCTGGGAAGACCTGCGGGAGTTCGTCGGGCGGGTGCCGTCCCTCGCCGCCCACTTGGAGGCCTACGCCGCCCGGCAGCGGCTTCCGATGAACCGCAAGGGCGAGGCCGAAGTGCCGGTCCAGGCCGGCCACACCGGGGAGCCGACGCTGTCGGCGGGCTTCGTCGACTACGAACTCTCGCCCCGTGAGTACGAGTTGTCGCTGACCCAGACCGTGCTGAAGGTCCACACCCGGGTCGCCGACCTCTACAACAACCCGATGGACCAGACGCACCAGCAACTGCGTCTGACCGTCGAGGAGATCCGCGAACGGCAGGAGTGGGAGCTGGTGAACAACCGGGAGTTCGGGCTGCTGCACAACGCCGACCACTCCCAGCGGGTCAGCACGTTCACCGGACCGCCGACCCCGGACGACATGGACGAGCTGCTGTCGATGCGGCGCGGGACCAAGCTGTTCCTCGCCCATCCCAAGGCGATGGCGGCCTTCTTCCGGCAGTGCAACCGACGCGGTCTGACGCCGGGCACGGCCACCGTCGAGGGGCACGAGATCCCGGCCTGGCGCGGGGTGCCGATCTTCCCCTGCAACAAGATCCCGATCAGCCCGCAGCACACCAGCAGCATCATCGCGCTGCGCACCGGCGAGGCCGACCAGGGGGTCGTCGGCCTGTACCAGACGGGCATCCCGGAGGAGTTCCAACCCGGCCTGAACGTGCGGTTCATGGGGATCGACGCCAACTCCATCATCCGCTACCTGGTGACCGCCTACTACTCGATGGCCGTCCTGGTGCCGGACGCCGCCGGGGTCCTGGAGAACGTCCAGGTCGGCCGGACGGCCGAGTGA
- a CDS encoding family 2 encapsulin nanocompartment cargo protein terpene cyclase translates to MSTPVSTGRTLPGPPNLAATLRARRGGAIPGLRYRKVAPADPEKAAEVDRRLEEWARGLDLFPAAWNGDFAGFQFGRAVVLQHPGAADPERLTAAGKLLLAENVVDSCYCEEDEGRGASRSGLAGRLILAQSALDPFHGPPHHQEEWARGMQADGPLRSYHWALKDYAALATPSQTNRFVHDIARLHLGYLAEAAWGETRYVPRIWEYLVMRQFNNFRPCLSIVDAVDGYELPEQLYARPEIQRVTALACNATTIVNDLYSFTKELASDPTHLNLPQVVAANDRRGLKAAYLKSVEIHNQVMEAFEEESALLAATSPLLERYLRGLSDWVAGNHEWHATNTHRYHLPDYW, encoded by the coding sequence ATGAGCACGCCTGTGAGCACCGGGCGGACGCTGCCCGGGCCGCCGAATCTCGCCGCCACCCTGCGGGCCCGGCGCGGCGGGGCGATCCCGGGGCTGCGCTACCGGAAGGTCGCCCCCGCCGACCCCGAGAAGGCCGCGGAGGTGGACCGCAGGCTGGAGGAGTGGGCCCGCGGGCTGGACCTCTTCCCGGCGGCCTGGAACGGCGACTTCGCCGGGTTCCAGTTCGGCCGTGCCGTGGTCCTCCAGCACCCGGGCGCGGCGGACCCGGAGCGTCTCACCGCGGCCGGCAAGCTGCTGCTGGCGGAGAACGTCGTCGACAGCTGTTACTGCGAGGAGGACGAGGGCAGGGGCGCGTCGCGCAGCGGTCTCGCCGGGCGGCTGATCCTCGCGCAGTCGGCGCTCGACCCCTTCCACGGCCCGCCGCACCACCAGGAGGAGTGGGCGCGGGGAATGCAGGCCGACGGTCCGCTGCGCTCGTACCACTGGGCGCTCAAGGACTACGCGGCGCTGGCCACCCCCAGCCAGACCAACCGGTTCGTGCACGACATCGCGCGCCTCCACCTGGGCTATCTCGCCGAGGCGGCCTGGGGTGAGACGCGGTATGTGCCACGGATCTGGGAGTACCTGGTGATGCGGCAGTTCAACAACTTCCGGCCGTGTCTGTCGATCGTCGACGCGGTGGACGGCTACGAACTGCCCGAACAGCTCTACGCCCGCCCGGAGATCCAGCGGGTCACCGCGCTGGCCTGCAACGCCACCACGATCGTCAACGACCTCTACTCCTTCACCAAGGAGCTGGCGTCCGATCCCACCCATCTGAACCTGCCGCAGGTCGTGGCCGCCAACGACCGGCGCGGACTCAAGGCCGCCTATCTGAAGTCGGTCGAGATCCACAACCAGGTCATGGAGGCGTTCGAGGAGGAGTCCGCCCTGCTCGCCGCCACCTCGCCGCTCCTCGAGCGCTACCTGAGGGGTCTGTCGGACTGGGTGGCCGGCAACCACGAGTGGCACGCGACCAACACCCACCGCTACCACCTGCCCGACTACTGGTGA
- a CDS encoding geranyl diphosphate 2-C-methyltransferase — MTTAHDAGTKSVPVPTQSTYQNRVADYWNAEENPVNLELGRIDDLYHHHYGVGEADWTVLDEPDAELRRERVTAELHRLEHAQAELLAAHLGRLTPADRVFDAGCGRGGGSVTAHLRYGCHADGVTLSGKQAEFANEQARKRGIDDQVRYHHRNMLDTGLETGAYAASWNNESTMYVELDLLFAEHARLLRRGGRYVVITGCYNDAYGRASREVSLINAHYICDIHPRSAYFRALARNRLVPVHVEDLTAAAVPYWELRSQADHLVTGIEETFLTAYRNGSFQYLLIAADRI, encoded by the coding sequence TTGACCACAGCCCACGACGCCGGCACCAAGTCCGTCCCCGTGCCGACCCAGTCCACGTACCAGAACCGCGTCGCGGACTACTGGAACGCGGAAGAGAACCCGGTCAACCTCGAACTCGGCAGGATCGACGACCTCTACCACCACCACTACGGTGTCGGCGAGGCCGACTGGACCGTGCTCGACGAGCCCGACGCCGAGCTGCGCCGGGAGCGGGTCACCGCCGAGCTGCACCGGCTGGAGCACGCCCAGGCCGAACTGCTCGCCGCCCACCTCGGCCGGCTCACTCCCGCCGACCGCGTCTTCGACGCCGGCTGCGGACGCGGTGGCGGCAGCGTCACGGCCCATCTGCGCTACGGCTGCCACGCGGACGGCGTCACCCTCTCCGGCAAACAGGCCGAGTTCGCGAACGAGCAGGCCCGCAAGCGGGGCATCGACGACCAGGTGCGCTACCACCACCGCAACATGCTCGACACCGGCCTGGAGACCGGCGCCTACGCGGCGTCGTGGAACAACGAGTCGACGATGTACGTCGAGCTGGACCTGCTGTTCGCCGAGCACGCCCGGCTGCTGCGCCGCGGCGGACGCTATGTCGTCATCACGGGCTGCTACAACGACGCCTACGGCCGGGCCTCGCGCGAGGTGTCGCTCATCAACGCCCACTACATCTGCGACATCCACCCGCGCTCGGCGTACTTCCGGGCGCTGGCCCGCAACCGGCTGGTGCCGGTCCATGTGGAGGACCTCACCGCGGCGGCCGTCCCCTACTGGGAGCTGCGCAGCCAGGCCGACCACCTGGTGACCGGCATCGAGGAGACGTTCCTGACCGCCTACCGCAACGGCAGCTTCCAGTACCTGCTGATCGCGGCCGACCGGATCTGA
- a CDS encoding aminoglycoside phosphotransferase family protein codes for MGAVRMHTDEVDLDAPLVSRLVAAQFPRWAGLPVRRLESSGTENAMFRLGADKVVRLPRHPGAVGSVAHEQRWLARLGPGLPVAAPVPLALGGPGEGFAWPWSVYRWLDGSNPVAGAVEKPHGLAADLAEFVIALRALGTRGGPPNDRGVPLTERDAPTRDALSRLAGRIDTGAVTALWEEALRAPGRAQPPVWAHGDLSPGNVLVRDGRLTAVIDFGGVGVGDPAVDLIVAWNLLPASARGTFREAVGADDAEWARGRGWALSISLIQLPYYWQTNPPLAENSRHVIGEILAEAR; via the coding sequence ATGGGCGCGGTGAGGATGCATACGGACGAGGTCGACCTCGACGCCCCGCTGGTGAGCCGGCTCGTCGCCGCCCAGTTCCCGCGGTGGGCCGGACTGCCCGTGCGGCGCCTGGAGTCCTCCGGGACGGAGAACGCGATGTTCCGGCTGGGCGCCGACAAGGTGGTGCGGCTGCCCCGGCATCCCGGCGCGGTCGGGAGCGTGGCGCACGAGCAGCGCTGGCTGGCCCGGCTGGGGCCGGGGCTGCCCGTCGCCGCGCCCGTACCGCTCGCGCTGGGCGGGCCGGGTGAGGGGTTCGCCTGGCCCTGGTCGGTCTACCGCTGGCTGGACGGCTCCAACCCGGTCGCCGGCGCCGTCGAGAAGCCCCACGGGCTGGCGGCGGACCTGGCGGAGTTCGTCATCGCCCTGCGCGCTCTCGGGACGCGGGGCGGGCCGCCGAACGACCGGGGCGTGCCGCTCACCGAACGGGACGCCCCCACCCGCGACGCCCTCTCCCGGCTCGCGGGGCGGATCGACACCGGCGCGGTCACCGCCCTGTGGGAGGAGGCACTGCGGGCACCCGGGCGCGCACAGCCGCCCGTCTGGGCCCACGGCGATCTGTCGCCCGGGAACGTACTGGTGCGCGACGGGCGGCTGACGGCGGTGATCGACTTCGGCGGTGTCGGGGTGGGCGACCCGGCCGTCGACCTGATCGTCGCCTGGAACCTGCTGCCCGCCTCGGCCCGCGGAACCTTCCGCGAGGCGGTGGGCGCGGACGACGCGGAGTGGGCGCGCGGGCGGGGCTGGGCCCTGTCGATCTCGCTGATCCAGCTGCCGTACTACTGGCAGACCAATCCGCCGCTGGCGGAGAACTCCCGGCACGTGATCGGCGAGATCCTGGCGGAGGCCCGTTAG
- a CDS encoding VOC family protein, which produces MTTDGFTTCLWFDGQAEEAAHHYVSIFKNSSIGNIGRYNEAGPGPAGSVLAVEFTANGQKFVGINGGPQFTFSEAVSFQIYCADQEEVDHYWTRLTENGGEPGPCGWLKDKYGLSWQVIPDGLIEMISDPDPEKANRTTKAMYAMSKLDVAALKKAHDGA; this is translated from the coding sequence ATGACCACCGACGGATTCACCACGTGTCTCTGGTTCGACGGCCAGGCCGAGGAAGCCGCCCACCACTACGTCTCGATCTTCAAGAACTCCAGCATCGGGAACATCGGCCGCTACAACGAGGCGGGTCCGGGCCCGGCCGGCTCCGTGCTGGCCGTGGAGTTCACGGCCAACGGGCAGAAGTTCGTCGGCATCAACGGCGGTCCGCAGTTCACGTTCAGCGAGGCGGTCTCCTTCCAGATCTACTGCGCGGACCAGGAGGAGGTCGACCACTACTGGACCCGGCTCACCGAGAACGGCGGCGAGCCCGGCCCCTGCGGCTGGCTCAAGGACAAGTACGGCCTGTCCTGGCAGGTCATCCCCGACGGACTGATCGAGATGATCAGCGACCCCGACCCCGAGAAGGCCAACCGCACCACCAAGGCCATGTACGCCATGAGCAAGCTCGACGTCGCCGCCCTGAAGAAGGCCCACGACGGCGCGTAG
- a CDS encoding ATP-dependent Clp protease proteolytic subunit, with amino-acid sequence MTPLTMLAPRAEEGDTAPSRFDDLLAAQLLGQRVVLLGTQVDEVSANRICAQLLILSAEDPRTDIGLYINSPGGSVHAGLAIYDTMQLIPNDVSTLAMGFAASMGQFLLSVGAPGKRYALPNARVMMHQPSAGIGGTTADIEIQAENLEHTKRTIERITAEHTGQSPEAISRDGDRDRWFTAEEAREYGIVDRVVESLADVRPAAQKRRVGL; translated from the coding sequence ATGACTCCACTGACCATGCTCGCTCCCCGCGCCGAGGAGGGCGACACCGCGCCCTCCCGCTTCGACGACCTGCTCGCCGCGCAACTGCTCGGCCAGCGCGTCGTACTGCTCGGTACCCAGGTCGACGAGGTCTCCGCGAACCGGATCTGCGCGCAGCTGCTGATCCTGTCGGCGGAGGACCCGCGCACCGACATCGGCCTCTACATCAACAGCCCGGGCGGGTCGGTGCACGCGGGCCTCGCCATCTACGACACGATGCAGCTGATCCCCAACGACGTCTCGACGCTCGCCATGGGCTTCGCGGCCAGCATGGGCCAGTTCCTGCTCAGCGTCGGCGCGCCCGGCAAGCGGTACGCGCTGCCGAACGCGCGGGTCATGATGCACCAGCCGTCGGCCGGGATCGGCGGCACCACGGCGGACATCGAGATCCAGGCGGAGAACCTGGAGCACACCAAGCGGACCATCGAGCGGATCACCGCCGAACACACCGGCCAGTCCCCGGAGGCCATCTCGCGCGACGGGGACCGCGACCGCTGGTTCACGGCCGAGGAGGCCAGGGAGTACGGCATCGTGGACCGGGTCGTGGAGTCCCTCGCGGACGTCCGCCCGGCCGCGCAGAAGCGACGGGTGGGGTTGTGA
- a CDS encoding ClpP family protease, whose amino-acid sequence MGTYTIPNVVERTPQGERSYDVFSRLLSERIIFIGTEIDDGVANVVIAQLLHLESASPDSEISIYLNSPGGSFTSLMAIYDTMTFVQAPIATLCVGQAASTAAVLLAGGDPGRRLVLEHARVLLGQPASGGRQGTVSDLTLQAKEMVRIRAQVEEVLARHTRHDIATLRTDMDRDKVFTAQEAVAYGLADEVLSRRPALV is encoded by the coding sequence ATGGGGACCTACACGATTCCGAACGTGGTCGAGCGGACCCCGCAGGGCGAGCGGTCCTACGACGTGTTCAGCCGGCTGCTGTCGGAGCGGATCATCTTCATCGGCACCGAGATCGACGACGGCGTCGCCAACGTCGTCATCGCGCAGCTCCTCCATCTGGAGTCGGCGTCACCGGACAGCGAGATCTCGATCTACCTCAACTCCCCCGGTGGCTCGTTCACCTCGCTGATGGCGATCTACGACACGATGACGTTCGTCCAGGCGCCGATCGCGACACTGTGCGTCGGACAGGCGGCGTCGACGGCGGCCGTGCTGCTGGCGGGCGGGGACCCCGGCCGGCGGCTCGTCCTGGAGCACGCGCGCGTGCTGCTCGGCCAGCCGGCCAGCGGCGGCCGCCAGGGCACCGTCTCGGACCTCACGCTCCAGGCCAAGGAGATGGTCCGCATCCGCGCCCAGGTGGAGGAGGTGCTGGCCCGCCACACCCGCCACGACATCGCGACCCTGCGCACGGACATGGACCGCGACAAGGTGTTCACCGCGCAGGAGGCGGTGGCGTACGGCCTGGCCGACGAGGTGCTGAGCCGGCGTCCCGCGCTGGTGTGA
- a CDS encoding helix-turn-helix domain-containing protein, with the protein MSNQAPNRARVIPLRPPAERPGIAATVSPTAPAQVPRPAPREPLWRDLVGDVLRRERQVQERTLKDVADSARISMPYLSEVERGRKEASSEVLAAAAHALGLSLGDLLARAQGELVRLSSRSSARSRTATSSSYDGLCLAA; encoded by the coding sequence GTGAGCAACCAAGCGCCGAACCGAGCCCGCGTGATCCCGCTGCGCCCGCCTGCCGAGCGCCCGGGCATCGCTGCCACCGTCTCTCCCACCGCTCCCGCACAGGTTCCCCGGCCTGCCCCCCGCGAGCCCCTGTGGCGGGACCTGGTCGGGGATGTCCTGCGCCGAGAGCGCCAGGTCCAGGAACGCACGCTCAAGGACGTCGCCGACTCGGCGCGTATCTCCATGCCGTATCTCTCGGAGGTGGAGCGCGGCCGCAAGGAAGCCTCCTCGGAGGTCCTCGCGGCCGCCGCCCACGCCCTCGGTCTGAGCCTGGGCGACCTGCTGGCGCGGGCGCAGGGAGAGCTGGTCCGGCTCAGCAGCCGGTCCTCGGCACGGAGCCGTACGGCCACGTCGTCGTCGTACGACGGCCTCTGCCTGGCCGCCTGA
- a CDS encoding SigB/SigF/SigG family RNA polymerase sigma factor produces the protein MDTAVIRSAAEAVEDTAMAVGTAGAQLPGIEAPRSVAPRDARELSRQFFQRLAVLEEGTHEYQYARNTLIEMNMSLVRFAAGRFRGRGDDMEDIVQTGMIGLIKAIDRFEVSREVEFTSFALPYIVGEIKRFFRDTTWAVHVPRRLQELRVELAKARDELSSRLDRDPSVPELATLMNLAESQVVEAQIAANGYNSSSLDAALTGDGPEYGEAVLADFIGVEEEGLRLVEDFHSLAPLMAELSDRDRQIIHMRFVEEATQAEIGERLGCSQMHVSRLIKRIIARLRHGMLDELGCA, from the coding sequence ATGGACACCGCCGTGATCCGGTCAGCGGCCGAGGCCGTCGAGGACACCGCCATGGCCGTCGGCACGGCCGGCGCCCAGCTCCCGGGCATCGAGGCACCGCGCAGCGTGGCTCCGCGGGACGCACGGGAGCTGTCCCGTCAGTTCTTCCAGCGGCTGGCCGTGCTCGAGGAGGGGACCCACGAGTACCAGTACGCCCGCAACACCCTCATCGAGATGAACATGTCCCTGGTGCGGTTCGCGGCCGGCCGGTTCCGCGGCCGCGGGGACGACATGGAGGACATCGTCCAGACCGGGATGATCGGCCTGATCAAGGCCATCGACCGGTTCGAGGTCTCCCGCGAGGTGGAGTTCACCTCGTTCGCGCTGCCGTACATCGTCGGTGAGATCAAGCGCTTCTTCCGTGACACGACGTGGGCGGTGCACGTCCCGCGCCGGCTGCAGGAGCTGCGCGTCGAGCTGGCCAAGGCGCGTGACGAACTCTCCAGCCGACTGGACCGGGACCCGTCCGTGCCCGAACTGGCCACGCTGATGAACCTGGCGGAGAGCCAGGTGGTCGAGGCGCAGATCGCCGCCAACGGCTACAACTCCTCCTCGCTCGACGCGGCGCTCACCGGGGACGGTCCGGAGTACGGCGAGGCCGTCCTCGCGGACTTCATCGGCGTGGAGGAAGAGGGCCTGCGGCTCGTCGAGGACTTCCATTCGCTCGCCCCGCTGATGGCCGAGCTCAGCGACCGCGACCGGCAGATCATCCATATGCGGTTCGTGGAGGAAGCCACCCAGGCGGAGATCGGCGAGCGGCTCGGCTGCTCGCAGATGCACGTGTCCCGCCTGATCAAGCGGATCATCGCGCGACTGCGCCACGGGATGCTGGACGAGCTGGGCTGCGCCTGA
- a CDS encoding ATP-binding protein yields the protein MIEYLDGAVIPTGFDVPVEPLRRAAHYTGEPGCIADARAFAAHFVDQLRTEWCATIGDRAIGDVLLVVSELITNADRHSNGPYILDLEGTELSVTVCVYDSSDALPLRFPKDPERIGRHGLEIVHAVAAEVTAERVPVGKRVRAVLTFGP from the coding sequence ATGATCGAGTACCTGGACGGGGCAGTGATACCTACTGGTTTCGACGTACCCGTGGAACCGCTGCGGCGAGCGGCGCACTACACCGGTGAGCCCGGCTGCATAGCCGACGCCCGCGCCTTCGCCGCGCACTTCGTCGACCAGCTCAGGACAGAGTGGTGCGCCACGATCGGCGACCGGGCCATCGGTGACGTGTTGCTGGTGGTCAGCGAGCTGATCACCAACGCCGACCGGCACAGCAACGGGCCGTACATCCTCGACCTGGAGGGTACGGAGTTGTCGGTCACGGTCTGCGTCTACGACAGCAGCGACGCACTGCCCCTGCGGTTCCCGAAGGACCCCGAGCGCATCGGCCGGCACGGTCTGGAGATCGTGCACGCGGTGGCGGCCGAGGTCACCGCCGAGCGGGTGCCGGTCGGCAAGCGGGTGCGGGCCGTGCTCACCTTCGGACCCTAG
- a CDS encoding streptophobe family protein, producing MSAHTPHDQAVPRHGWVRAFVVALAGLLSMGVVAALGLWAAGAGDLPQGAFPRVIAATVVTSVGGTVEITGDAGGLADTRAGLTVIPLSVTLVGALVVGAGFLRPLRHRAVAGAAELAGWAARIAVVWLLGLLGWSLAARQTFAIPLGDDTLSDLGELFDVSPEAGFTTDVPVTLLVGLVWLAGVLVLALLVSPGAPLPPRLLRLHRSVRPAAHAMVLLLLCCVVLGLVVALVVAAGRGHAAETSAVILLGLPNLVWLAFTIGLGATWNGRVEGPFGLPMPRVLDEVLRGPDDARLNLATLAEHDSRVWWLVAVDAALLSVAAFVMAAHSPAGTRAWRHAVRMAVALVLTVLMICLVGRISAHYGLSVLGIGDLGGDLSGELYLRPEVWPALGLAALWGLAAGFLGGLLAGVARRRGGAGRR from the coding sequence GTGAGCGCGCACACCCCGCACGACCAGGCAGTTCCCCGCCACGGCTGGGTGCGGGCGTTCGTCGTGGCACTGGCGGGCCTGCTCTCCATGGGCGTGGTGGCCGCGCTGGGGCTGTGGGCGGCCGGAGCCGGGGACCTGCCGCAGGGCGCCTTCCCCCGGGTGATCGCGGCGACCGTGGTGACGAGCGTCGGCGGCACCGTCGAGATCACCGGCGACGCCGGTGGGCTCGCCGACACCCGGGCCGGTCTGACGGTGATCCCGCTGTCCGTCACCCTCGTCGGGGCGCTCGTGGTGGGCGCCGGATTCCTGCGGCCGCTGCGCCACCGGGCGGTGGCGGGAGCGGCGGAACTGGCCGGATGGGCGGCCCGGATCGCCGTGGTGTGGCTTCTCGGCCTCCTCGGCTGGTCCCTGGCCGCACGGCAGACCTTCGCCATTCCGCTCGGTGACGACACGCTGAGCGACCTGGGCGAACTGTTCGACGTCAGCCCCGAGGCCGGCTTCACGACGGACGTCCCCGTCACGCTCCTCGTCGGGCTCGTGTGGCTGGCGGGTGTGCTGGTGCTGGCGCTGCTGGTCTCGCCCGGGGCTCCGTTGCCGCCACGGCTGCTGCGTCTGCACCGGTCGGTGCGGCCGGCCGCCCACGCGATGGTCCTGCTGCTGCTCTGCTGTGTCGTCCTGGGCCTCGTCGTCGCGCTCGTCGTCGCGGCCGGCCGGGGGCACGCCGCCGAGACCTCGGCCGTGATCCTGCTCGGTCTGCCCAATCTGGTGTGGCTCGCGTTCACGATCGGGCTGGGCGCCACCTGGAACGGCCGGGTCGAGGGTCCGTTCGGGCTGCCGATGCCGCGGGTGCTGGACGAGGTGCTGCGCGGCCCGGACGACGCCCGGCTGAATCTCGCCACCCTCGCCGAGCACGACAGCCGCGTGTGGTGGCTCGTGGCCGTGGACGCGGCCCTGCTGTCGGTGGCCGCGTTCGTGATGGCGGCCCACTCCCCCGCCGGGACGCGCGCCTGGCGGCACGCGGTGCGTATGGCGGTGGCCCTGGTGCTCACGGTGCTGATGATCTGTCTGGTGGGCCGGATCTCGGCTCATTACGGCCTTTCCGTGCTCGGCATCGGCGACCTGGGCGGCGACCTGTCCGGGGAGCTGTACCTGCGTCCCGAGGTGTGGCCGGCGCTGGGTCTCGCCGCGCTGTGGGGGCTGGCCGCCGGTTTCCTGGGCGGGCTGCTGGCCGGGGTGGCGCGCCGCCGGGGCGGGGCGGGGCGCCGCTGA
- a CDS encoding serine/threonine-protein kinase: MTRGTTPFSGRPSELVGRRIAGYRVESEIGRGGMAVVYRAHDLRLDRTVALKLLAPELARNDVFRKRFTHESRVAAAIDHPHIVPVFEADETDGVLYIAMRYVEGSDLRHLLDREGPLPPATAVRIAAQVASALDAAHEHGLVHRDVKPGNVLVARGTDSDHPEHVYLTDFGLTKKSLSLTGFTSVGQFVGTLDYVAPEQISGQPVDGRCDVYGLACVVYECLAGRPPFLRDDDVALLWAHQNADPPPLTEVRPDLPPYLDAVFARALAKTPEARHPTCGAFVAGLRPAAGGGIGLAHPPTELAAGAPASPPQPPSWARPVFHPLGPE, encoded by the coding sequence ATGACCCGCGGAACGACCCCCTTCTCCGGCCGGCCCTCCGAGCTGGTCGGCCGGCGCATCGCCGGGTACCGCGTCGAGAGCGAGATCGGACGCGGCGGCATGGCCGTCGTGTACCGCGCCCACGACCTGCGGCTGGACCGGACCGTCGCGCTCAAACTGCTCGCCCCGGAGCTGGCCCGCAACGACGTGTTCCGCAAGCGCTTCACCCATGAGTCGCGGGTGGCGGCCGCCATCGACCACCCGCACATCGTGCCCGTCTTCGAGGCGGACGAGACGGACGGCGTCCTGTACATCGCCATGCGGTACGTCGAGGGGAGCGATCTGCGCCACCTCCTCGACCGGGAGGGTCCGCTGCCCCCGGCGACCGCCGTCCGCATCGCCGCGCAGGTCGCCTCCGCGCTGGACGCAGCCCATGAGCACGGGCTGGTCCACCGGGACGTCAAACCCGGCAACGTCCTCGTCGCCCGGGGCACCGACAGTGACCATCCCGAGCACGTCTACCTCACCGACTTCGGCCTGACGAAGAAGTCGCTCTCCCTGACCGGCTTCACCTCGGTGGGCCAGTTCGTCGGCACCCTCGACTACGTCGCCCCCGAGCAGATCTCCGGGCAACCGGTCGACGGCCGCTGCGACGTCTACGGCCTCGCCTGCGTGGTCTACGAGTGCCTCGCGGGCCGTCCGCCCTTCCTGCGCGACGACGACGTGGCCCTGCTCTGGGCCCACCAGAACGCCGATCCGCCCCCGCTGACGGAGGTCCGCCCCGACCTGCCCCCGTACCTGGACGCGGTGTTCGCCCGGGCCCTCGCCAAGACTCCCGAGGCACGCCACCCCACCTGCGGCGCCTTCGTCGCCGGGCTGAGGCCGGCGGCGGGCGGCGGCATCGGGCTCGCTCATCCGCCGACGGAACTGGCGGCCGGCGCGCCGGCTTCGCCGCCCCAGCCTCCGAGCTGGGCACGGCCGGTCTTCCACCCGCTCGGTCCCGAGTGA